The Dethiosulfovibrio peptidovorans DSM 11002 genome has a window encoding:
- the acpS gene encoding holo-ACP synthase, with product MVLGIGVDLCRVSRLARCIENDRFLKRVFSPEEIDYAMSRPVPARHLAASFAAREAFSKASGVHLAKVVFQGVWVSRTEKGPFIRLDGLSPEIGQYLGENRFHLSLSHDGDYALAFVVMEEGPYHENLK from the coding sequence ATGGTTCTCGGTATAGGCGTCGATCTCTGTCGAGTATCTCGACTGGCGAGGTGCATAGAAAACGATCGTTTTCTCAAGAGGGTCTTCTCTCCTGAGGAAATAGACTATGCCATGTCCCGCCCGGTTCCTGCCAGACATTTGGCGGCTTCTTTCGCTGCCAGGGAGGCCTTCTCAAAGGCTTCCGGCGTTCACTTGGCCAAGGTGGTCTTTCAAGGAGTTTGGGTTTCCCGAACGGAGAAAGGTCCTTTTATTAGGTTGGACGGACTTTCTCCGGAGATCGGGCAATATCTAGGAGAGAACCGCTTTCACCTTTCGTTGAGCCATGACGGCGACTACGCATTAGCTTTTGTGGTTATGGAGGAGGGGCCATACCATGAAAACCTTAAATAA
- the tsaE gene encoding tRNA (adenosine(37)-N6)-threonylcarbamoyltransferase complex ATPase subunit type 1 TsaE, translating to MTFSITTTSSEETESFGAAFAKALTPGSIILLNGTLGMGKTTFVRGMLKALGWREVRSPSFTLVNEYDSTIPVAHADLYRLEKVDFRELGLDEYSDDGWVVVIEWPERLTSVPKQEGFSVLFKGNENDAFLRTIEVHPLDDVSRDLFDSLDLENWRS from the coding sequence ATGACTTTTTCGATTACAACTACGTCGTCGGAAGAGACCGAGTCTTTCGGTGCCGCCTTCGCGAAAGCCCTGACTCCGGGGTCGATAATCCTGTTGAACGGTACTCTGGGCATGGGAAAGACCACCTTCGTCAGAGGGATGCTCAAAGCACTTGGATGGAGGGAAGTGAGAAGCCCTTCGTTTACCTTGGTTAACGAGTACGATTCGACCATCCCGGTAGCCCATGCCGACCTTTATCGTCTGGAAAAGGTCGATTTCAGGGAACTTGGACTGGACGAATACAGCGACGACGGCTGGGTTGTAGTGATCGAATGGCCCGAGAGGCTGACCTCCGTTCCTAAACAGGAGGGTTTTTCCGTCTTATTCAAGGGAAACGAGAACGATGCTTTCCTCAGAACCATAGAGGTCCATCCTCTGGACGATGTCAGTCGAGATCTTTTTGATTCCTTGGACCTAGAGAATTGGAGGTCTTGA
- the rlmB gene encoding 23S rRNA (guanosine(2251)-2'-O)-methyltransferase RlmB: protein MADLKDKRKVRSDRSKGRTTSSRRSEDKDLCWGRNAVISMLETVPSACKKIYLATGIQTTFRDDLLSLAGKNAVEVTEANGSYLDEITGGEKHQGIVANIDLPKPRDLSQFSPKKGPSLLLAMDHVKDPHNFGAMIRTAEAVGALGVIYPSRRSVGVTGTVIKTSAGAAFRVPLYEVTNLVRSMEILKKEGYWVVGLDHEEPRDIWSSPLPDKLVLMVGSEGEGLSRLSSERCDDLRRIPMVGKTGSLNASVAAALGMFEWRRLNPLAE, encoded by the coding sequence ATGGCTGACCTGAAGGATAAAAGAAAAGTCCGATCGGATCGTTCCAAAGGAAGAACCACGAGCTCCCGTCGTTCGGAAGATAAAGATCTATGCTGGGGTAGAAACGCCGTAATATCTATGCTCGAGACGGTTCCCTCAGCCTGTAAAAAGATATATCTGGCCACAGGTATCCAGACCACATTTCGAGACGACCTTCTGAGTTTGGCTGGCAAGAATGCCGTTGAGGTGACTGAGGCCAACGGATCCTATCTGGACGAGATCACCGGAGGAGAAAAACACCAGGGTATAGTGGCGAATATAGATTTGCCAAAACCGAGGGATCTCTCACAGTTCTCTCCGAAAAAAGGCCCTTCGCTTTTGTTGGCTATGGATCACGTGAAGGACCCTCATAATTTCGGAGCGATGATAAGAACGGCTGAGGCTGTAGGGGCACTCGGGGTGATATACCCCTCCAGAAGATCGGTAGGCGTAACGGGAACCGTGATAAAAACCAGTGCTGGTGCGGCTTTTAGGGTTCCCCTGTACGAGGTGACCAATCTGGTTCGCTCTATGGAAATCCTCAAGAAGGAAGGATATTGGGTGGTCGGTTTGGACCATGAGGAACCTCGAGATATATGGTCCAGTCCTCTGCCTGATAAACTTGTGCTTATGGTGGGTTCAGAGGGGGAGGGGCTGTCCAGGCTTTCTTCGGAGAGATGCGACGATCTTCGCAGAATTCCCATGGTCGGGAAGACCGGGTCTCTGAACGCCAGTGTCGCTGCGGCTTTGGGTATGTTTGAATGGCGTAGATTAAACCCATTGGCGGAATAG
- the uvrB gene encoding excinuclease ABC subunit UvrB: MPSLFKLKSPWAPSGDQGQAIDKLSEGFEKGLKYQTLMGVTGSGKTFTVANVIQKVQRPTLILAHNKTLAAQLYSEFRDFFPDNAVHYFVSYYDYYQPEAYVPSSDTYIEKDASVNDRIEKLRLAATKALIEREDVIVVASVSCIYGLGKKKTYEEAVIPFSVGEIWDRRTFLESLMAGYYSRNDVALSPGNFRVRGDVVEIFPAYSDTCLRVVFFDDEIESIEETDPVSGKTVLRKERAAIYPAQHYVTTDEAVAGAMKAISEEMRQQVDLFTSQGKFIEAQRIESRTRYDMEMLVETGYCSGIENYSRYMDGRSEGEPPGTLIDFFPDDFLLVVDESHITLPQVRGMFNGDRARKETLVNHGFRLPSCLDNRPLRWEEFSRYMNRTLFLSATPGDWESSMSERIVEQVIRPTGIPDPEVLIVPASGQVDDLLERLREVIGKDERALVTTLTKKGAEDLGGYLVDLGLKAKYIHSDLNTFERADLIKELRSGGVSVLVGVNLLREGMDLPEVTLVAILDADREGFLRSYRSLIQVMGRAARNVNSKVVLYADEMTDSISKAVDETVRRRELQIKYNEEHNIVPKTVYREIRTLLPEELMKDALPKGPDKWEETLEGMEERDLERLMWEAVEKLQFERAATLRDILGTIRGGEMPRVASGNSHRRRKRT; the protein is encoded by the coding sequence ATGCCCAGTCTTTTTAAACTCAAGTCACCCTGGGCTCCTTCGGGGGATCAGGGCCAGGCTATAGACAAACTATCCGAGGGATTCGAGAAGGGATTGAAGTATCAGACTCTCATGGGGGTGACCGGGAGCGGAAAGACCTTTACCGTAGCCAATGTGATACAGAAGGTCCAACGGCCCACACTGATCCTGGCTCACAACAAGACCCTGGCGGCTCAGCTCTACAGTGAGTTCAGGGACTTCTTCCCCGACAACGCCGTCCATTATTTCGTCAGTTACTACGATTACTATCAGCCGGAGGCCTATGTACCTTCGTCGGATACCTACATAGAGAAGGATGCCTCGGTCAACGATAGAATAGAGAAGCTACGTCTCGCCGCCACCAAAGCGCTGATAGAGAGAGAGGACGTAATAGTGGTCGCCAGCGTATCCTGTATATACGGTCTGGGAAAGAAAAAAACCTACGAGGAAGCAGTGATACCCTTCTCGGTGGGGGAGATCTGGGATCGAAGGACCTTCTTGGAATCCTTGATGGCGGGATACTACAGCAGAAACGACGTCGCCCTTTCCCCCGGTAACTTCAGGGTAAGAGGGGATGTGGTGGAGATATTTCCGGCTTACAGCGATACCTGTCTCAGGGTGGTGTTTTTCGACGACGAGATAGAATCCATCGAGGAGACAGACCCTGTTTCTGGAAAAACCGTTCTTCGCAAGGAGAGAGCTGCCATATATCCCGCTCAGCATTATGTCACGACGGACGAGGCGGTGGCAGGAGCGATGAAGGCGATCTCTGAGGAGATGAGGCAGCAGGTGGACCTTTTTACCTCTCAGGGAAAGTTCATAGAAGCTCAGAGGATAGAGAGCAGGACCAGATACGACATGGAGATGCTGGTCGAGACGGGGTATTGTTCCGGCATAGAGAACTACTCGAGGTATATGGACGGCCGCTCCGAGGGAGAGCCTCCCGGTACGTTGATAGACTTCTTCCCCGACGATTTTCTGCTGGTGGTGGACGAGTCCCACATCACCTTGCCTCAGGTTAGAGGAATGTTCAACGGAGACAGGGCCAGAAAGGAGACCCTGGTCAACCATGGATTTCGCCTACCGTCCTGTCTCGACAATCGCCCTCTTCGTTGGGAGGAGTTCTCTCGCTACATGAACAGGACCCTTTTTCTATCGGCTACGCCGGGGGACTGGGAATCGTCGATGTCGGAACGGATAGTCGAACAGGTTATAAGACCGACGGGCATACCGGATCCGGAGGTTTTGATAGTCCCCGCCTCAGGTCAGGTAGACGATCTTCTAGAACGATTGAGAGAGGTCATAGGCAAAGACGAGAGGGCACTGGTGACCACCTTAACCAAAAAGGGAGCGGAGGATCTTGGTGGCTATTTGGTAGACCTCGGCCTAAAGGCCAAGTATATTCACTCCGACCTGAACACCTTCGAGAGAGCGGACCTTATAAAGGAACTACGCTCCGGGGGCGTCTCGGTCCTGGTAGGGGTGAATCTGCTTCGTGAGGGAATGGACCTTCCAGAGGTGACGTTGGTGGCCATCCTCGATGCGGACAGAGAGGGATTTCTTCGATCGTACCGTTCGCTCATACAGGTTATGGGACGAGCCGCCAGAAACGTCAACTCCAAGGTGGTTCTCTACGCCGACGAGATGACCGACAGTATATCCAAAGCGGTGGACGAGACGGTAAGACGCAGGGAACTCCAGATAAAGTATAACGAAGAGCATAACATAGTGCCCAAGACGGTATATCGAGAGATAAGAACTCTCCTCCCTGAGGAATTGATGAAGGACGCCCTGCCTAAGGGGCCTGACAAATGGGAGGAGACCTTAGAGGGCATGGAGGAACGGGATCTCGAGAGGCTGATGTGGGAGGCCGTGGAGAAACTTCAATTCGAGAGGGCGGCTACCCTTAGAGACATACTGGGAACTATAAGGGGAGGGGAGATGCCCCGTGTCGCATCGGGTAATTCGCATCGTAGGCGCAAGAGAACATAA
- the uvrA gene encoding excinuclease ABC subunit UvrA: MSHRVIRIVGAREHNLKNISVDIPKDTLTVITGPSGSGKSSLAFDTLYAEGQRRYVESLSAYARQFLGVQKKPDVDDIDGLSPAISIEQKGVSHNPRSTVGTVTEIYDHLRLIFARIGVPRCPSCGAELHRHSVDEMVDLLLREKEGKKAEILAPVVKRKKGAFKNLFVDLRKKGFLRVRVDGEVYWLEEDLELDKKRPHDVEVVVDRLKIVEDRKSRMAEAIQVCLDLSDGFVSVEIEDGEPRRLTERHVCPDCDTSFPDLEPALFSFNNPSGACPDCSGIGIHRAFSEDLAVVSDLPLLDGALLPWRKNHYMLRRLTSLLSSLEIDGERLYRDLSEEERSIVLNGSDRKLRLTFERKGVTSEYMGRYEGLLTWLDRRWRESDSEAVRDELSQYLSEDICRSCSGLRLRPESLSVFIGKWNIGQLVSMPVDELLQVIKNLSLNDRDSSIIDQVLSELIKRLEFLVQVGAGYLSLNRRADTLSGGESQRIKLATQIGSKLTGVLYVLDEPTIGLHPRDTGKLIETLATIKSIGNTVVVVEHDRDVMNSADYLVEIGPEAGEQGGQLIRQGYRDEFDDSVGKTGPYIRGKASGIYRDGRLSPGEDKLKILGASENNLKDMDVEIPLGNLVCLTGVSGSGKSTLLYDVIYRGIKRKMDKSYRIRPGAHRNIEGWEKIRKVVMVDQSPIGRTPRSNPATYTGLFTHIREFFSRMPEAKIKGFAPGRFSFNVRGGRCEACGGAGVQKVSMLFMPDVYVDCEVCGGKRYNRETLEVTYRGKNIADVLDMTVDEALGHFSEIPAIASRLAFIQDAGLGYIKLGQSALTLSGGEAQRVKLAKELGRRSGKGTLYLLDEPTTGLFYTDVVKLIKILRKLVDQGNSVVVIEHNLDVICSGDYVVDLGPEGGVGGGNLVASGTPEALSEKKSGYTGYHIDRYLEEGRWLT, translated from the coding sequence GTGTCGCATCGGGTAATTCGCATCGTAGGCGCAAGAGAACATAACCTGAAGAATATATCGGTGGATATTCCGAAAGATACCCTGACGGTCATAACCGGACCTTCCGGTTCGGGAAAGTCCTCCCTGGCTTTCGATACCCTCTATGCGGAGGGGCAGAGAAGATACGTCGAGTCCCTGTCAGCCTACGCGAGACAGTTCCTCGGGGTTCAGAAAAAGCCGGACGTGGACGACATAGACGGACTTTCACCTGCAATATCCATCGAACAGAAAGGCGTTTCCCACAACCCTCGGTCGACTGTGGGGACCGTAACAGAGATATACGATCATCTACGACTCATTTTCGCCAGGATCGGCGTTCCCAGATGTCCGTCCTGCGGTGCCGAGCTTCACAGGCACAGCGTGGACGAGATGGTGGATCTGCTCTTGAGGGAAAAAGAGGGCAAAAAGGCGGAGATATTGGCGCCGGTGGTGAAGAGAAAAAAGGGAGCGTTTAAAAACCTCTTCGTCGACCTCAGAAAAAAAGGTTTTCTGCGGGTTCGAGTGGACGGCGAGGTCTATTGGCTGGAAGAGGACCTGGAGTTGGATAAAAAACGTCCTCACGACGTCGAAGTCGTGGTCGATCGTCTGAAGATTGTGGAGGATCGTAAAAGCAGGATGGCCGAAGCAATCCAGGTCTGCCTGGATCTAAGCGATGGATTCGTCTCGGTAGAGATCGAGGACGGAGAGCCCCGTAGACTTACGGAAAGACACGTCTGTCCCGATTGTGATACCTCTTTTCCCGATCTCGAACCGGCGCTTTTCTCGTTCAACAACCCTTCAGGGGCCTGTCCCGATTGTTCCGGTATAGGGATCCATAGGGCTTTCTCCGAGGACCTGGCAGTAGTGAGCGATTTGCCTCTTTTGGACGGAGCTTTGCTTCCGTGGCGTAAGAACCACTACATGCTTCGCCGTCTTACTTCTCTGCTCTCGTCTCTTGAAATAGACGGGGAGAGGCTTTACCGAGATCTCTCGGAGGAAGAGCGATCCATCGTGCTTAACGGCTCCGATAGAAAACTTCGGCTCACATTCGAGAGAAAAGGGGTTACATCTGAGTATATGGGACGCTATGAAGGCCTTCTGACCTGGTTGGACAGGCGTTGGCGCGAAAGCGACTCGGAGGCTGTAAGAGACGAGCTGTCCCAGTATCTATCGGAGGATATCTGTCGTTCCTGCTCCGGACTGAGACTTAGACCGGAGAGCCTCAGCGTATTCATAGGAAAATGGAACATAGGCCAGTTGGTCTCCATGCCTGTGGACGAGCTGTTGCAGGTGATCAAAAATCTCTCCTTAAACGACAGGGATAGCTCTATAATCGATCAGGTTCTCTCCGAGCTTATAAAACGGTTGGAGTTTTTGGTGCAGGTAGGAGCGGGATATCTTTCTCTGAACAGAAGGGCTGATACCTTGAGTGGAGGGGAGAGCCAGAGGATAAAGCTGGCTACCCAGATAGGCTCGAAGCTCACGGGCGTACTGTACGTCCTGGACGAACCTACGATAGGGCTGCATCCAAGAGACACTGGCAAGCTCATAGAGACACTTGCCACCATAAAGAGCATTGGCAATACCGTGGTGGTAGTGGAGCACGACAGAGACGTGATGAACTCCGCCGATTATTTAGTTGAGATAGGACCAGAGGCAGGAGAACAGGGAGGACAGCTGATCCGTCAAGGATATAGAGATGAATTCGACGATTCGGTGGGTAAAACCGGTCCCTACATCAGGGGAAAAGCCTCCGGCATATACAGAGATGGAAGGCTCTCTCCCGGGGAAGATAAACTGAAGATTTTGGGGGCCTCGGAAAATAACCTTAAGGATATGGACGTAGAGATTCCCCTAGGCAACCTGGTCTGTCTGACCGGGGTTTCCGGATCTGGAAAAAGCACGTTGCTGTACGACGTCATCTACAGAGGGATAAAAAGAAAGATGGATAAATCCTACAGGATAAGACCGGGAGCTCATCGAAACATAGAGGGATGGGAGAAGATCCGTAAGGTCGTCATGGTGGATCAGAGCCCTATCGGCCGTACTCCCCGGTCTAATCCGGCTACATACACCGGATTGTTCACCCATATCCGGGAGTTCTTCTCCCGGATGCCCGAGGCCAAAATAAAGGGATTCGCTCCCGGGAGGTTCAGCTTCAACGTAAGGGGCGGACGCTGCGAGGCCTGCGGAGGCGCTGGAGTCCAGAAAGTATCGATGTTGTTCATGCCGGATGTCTACGTCGACTGTGAGGTCTGCGGAGGAAAAAGGTACAATAGAGAGACCCTGGAAGTGACATACAGGGGTAAAAACATAGCGGATGTGCTGGACATGACGGTGGACGAAGCCCTAGGACATTTCAGCGAAATACCGGCCATCGCCTCCAGATTGGCCTTCATACAGGATGCCGGGCTGGGTTATATTAAGCTCGGTCAATCTGCCTTGACCCTCAGCGGAGGAGAGGCCCAGAGGGTGAAGTTGGCAAAGGAACTCGGCCGCAGATCGGGAAAGGGAACCCTGTATCTCCTGGACGAGCCGACTACCGGTCTTTTCTACACCGACGTAGTAAAATTGATAAAGATACTGAGAAAATTGGTGGATCAGGGAAACAGCGTGGTGGTCATAGAGCACAATCTGGACGTCATATGTTCCGGAGATTACGTCGTAGACCTTGGTCCGGAAGGCGGCGTCGGTGGCGGAAACTTGGTCGCCTCGGGAACCCCCGAGGCTTTGTCTGAGAAAAAATCTGGGTATACCGGTTATCATATAGACCGTTATCTTGAGGAAGGGAGATGGCTGACCTGA
- the ftsH gene encoding ATP-dependent zinc metalloprotease FtsH — protein MQRLVKNLGLYLILIVLVVSLVNVFLSPEQRGVNVRDLSYSQFLHEVDSGRIKSVVINDSILTGKTVDGKDFVTYVIGAGDIAQDITQKGVDVKIAPPQKNPWWVTMMSSLFPTLLLIGVWIFFLYHMQGGGGKVMSFAKSKAKMFLDNRPKVTFDDVAGCDESKEELQEVIEYLKDPSRFTKLGATVPKGVLLLGPPGTGKTLLARACAGEAAVPFFSTSGSDFVEMFVGVGASRVRDLFEQARKYQPCIVFIDEIDAVGRQRGAGLGGGHDEREQTLNQLLVEMDGFDEKTGIILIAATNRSDVLDPALMRPGRFDRHIVVDRPDVRGRKAILDVHIKEKKLDESVNLEVVAKRTPGFVGADLANLVNEAALLAARSGKERISMDELEEGIDRVLAGPERKSRLIGEKEKNIIAFHETGHALVAKFIPGCDPVHKISIIPRGSMALGYTLQLPEEDRFLMSRNELLNNICVLLGGRVTEELVFGDITTGATNDLERATQIARQMVTQYGMSENLGPVTLGKKQHEIFLGRDIAEDRNYSEEIAYAIDREVRSIVEGCYEKVKTILSDNMDKVDLVAQTLLEREIIDGKELSVLLGEVIEEEEKQAPQPQEDDVNFDEDSSQEDIPKETPEEDGVNFQA, from the coding sequence TTGCAGCGATTGGTAAAGAACCTCGGGCTCTACCTGATCCTGATCGTTCTGGTTGTGAGTCTGGTAAACGTCTTTCTCTCGCCGGAACAAAGAGGAGTCAACGTAAGAGACCTGAGCTACAGCCAGTTTCTTCACGAAGTTGATAGCGGTCGTATAAAGTCGGTGGTCATAAACGATTCCATCCTGACCGGCAAGACGGTGGACGGCAAGGACTTTGTCACCTACGTGATAGGGGCGGGAGACATAGCCCAAGATATCACCCAAAAAGGGGTGGACGTAAAAATAGCTCCTCCTCAGAAAAATCCTTGGTGGGTCACCATGATGTCATCTCTGTTCCCGACGTTGCTCCTCATAGGAGTCTGGATATTCTTCCTGTACCATATGCAGGGCGGTGGCGGAAAGGTGATGAGTTTTGCCAAGAGCAAGGCCAAGATGTTCCTCGACAACCGTCCTAAGGTCACCTTTGACGATGTCGCCGGGTGCGACGAATCGAAAGAGGAGCTCCAGGAGGTAATCGAATATCTCAAGGACCCGTCCCGTTTTACCAAGCTCGGTGCCACCGTTCCCAAGGGAGTCCTGCTTCTGGGACCTCCAGGCACCGGTAAAACCCTTTTGGCCAGAGCCTGTGCAGGGGAGGCGGCGGTACCTTTTTTCAGCACCAGCGGATCCGATTTTGTAGAGATGTTCGTAGGGGTAGGAGCCTCAAGGGTTCGCGATCTCTTCGAGCAGGCCAGGAAGTATCAACCCTGTATAGTCTTCATAGACGAGATTGACGCGGTCGGAAGACAGAGGGGGGCAGGCCTAGGAGGCGGACACGACGAGAGGGAGCAGACATTAAATCAGCTCCTTGTGGAGATGGACGGATTCGACGAGAAAACCGGTATAATTTTGATCGCCGCCACCAACCGTTCGGATGTCCTCGATCCCGCCCTGATGAGGCCGGGAAGGTTCGACCGTCATATTGTGGTGGATCGCCCCGATGTCAGAGGACGTAAGGCCATACTGGACGTCCATATAAAAGAGAAAAAACTGGACGAATCGGTGAACCTCGAGGTAGTCGCAAAGAGAACTCCCGGTTTTGTGGGAGCCGATCTGGCCAACCTGGTAAACGAGGCTGCTCTGTTGGCTGCCAGATCCGGTAAAGAGAGAATATCCATGGACGAGCTTGAGGAAGGGATCGACCGTGTCTTAGCCGGTCCGGAGAGGAAGAGCCGTCTAATAGGAGAGAAGGAAAAGAATATTATCGCGTTCCACGAGACAGGCCACGCTTTGGTGGCGAAATTTATTCCGGGATGCGATCCGGTTCATAAAATATCCATCATTCCCAGAGGTAGCATGGCCTTGGGCTACACCTTACAGCTTCCTGAAGAAGATCGTTTCCTCATGTCGAGGAACGAGCTTTTGAACAACATCTGCGTTCTTTTAGGAGGAAGGGTCACTGAAGAACTGGTTTTCGGTGATATAACTACCGGAGCCACCAATGACCTGGAGAGGGCCACTCAGATAGCGAGGCAGATGGTGACCCAATACGGGATGAGCGAAAATCTGGGTCCTGTCACCCTCGGGAAAAAGCAACACGAGATATTCCTCGGCAGGGATATTGCGGAGGACAGGAACTACAGCGAGGAGATCGCCTACGCCATTGACAGAGAGGTTCGCTCCATCGTCGAGGGCTGTTACGAAAAGGTCAAGACCATCCTCTCGGACAACATGGATAAGGTGGATCTGGTCGCACAGACCCTTCTAGAGAGGGAAATAATAGACGGGAAGGAACTTTCCGTTCTTCTTGGAGAGGTCATTGAGGAGGAGGAGAAACAGGCGCCTCAGCCACAGGAGGACGATGTTAATTTCGACGAAGATTCGTCGCAAGAGGACATCCCCAAAGAGACTCCAGAAGAAGACGGAGTGAACTTTCAGGCATAA
- a CDS encoding bifunctional ADP-dependent NAD(P)H-hydrate dehydratase/NAD(P)H-hydrate epimerase, giving the protein MKTLNKIYPSEVIQSADRYAMDHLGIPSEILMENAGIACSDMAASMSAVGDDVAVLAGTGSNGGDGFVVARHLARMGRRVSVFLAGYESRLSDAASANYSILTKLHIPCVKTEDLSDPELADSVGRASLVVDALLGTGAKGAPRGEVLRAVRSSRKARQILAIDGPSGVDLSDGTVLGEAIKADVTVTMIAGKIGHFVSPGRLYSGDLVIAHIGVDGDVIVRDDEGLSMDLIDRLWVEERYPSTHLDAHKGSRGGVLIVAGSLRYPGAAALASMGALRGGAGLCVLAAPEIVRPYISSIPEVIFEPMNSSDELSVILDRWRERCSVAVVGPGLDRNGLSEEIFSCFWEYGGYKTVVDGDGLFFLASRKDRRENLLITPHEGEAARLLDCTPSDVAYRRLSVVTELGKKYGLCLLKGYGTLISDGRRRSVISSGNQALSIPGSGDVLSGLVGAMWARGLSSMEAGAIASWIHGVSGENLSEKSVDGLRASEIADEIPSVMGEVL; this is encoded by the coding sequence ATGAAAACCTTAAATAAGATTTATCCTTCTGAGGTCATACAGTCCGCAGATAGGTACGCCATGGATCATCTGGGCATACCATCTGAGATACTCATGGAAAACGCCGGTATCGCATGTTCCGATATGGCAGCATCCATGTCCGCAGTCGGGGACGATGTGGCCGTATTGGCAGGTACCGGAAGCAATGGAGGCGACGGATTCGTAGTGGCCAGGCATCTTGCCAGAATGGGCCGACGTGTCTCCGTCTTTCTTGCAGGATACGAGTCCCGTCTGTCCGATGCCGCTTCTGCAAACTATTCCATCCTGACCAAACTTCACATACCCTGTGTAAAAACAGAGGATCTTTCCGATCCGGAATTGGCTGACTCGGTCGGTCGAGCTTCCCTGGTAGTCGACGCATTGCTCGGTACCGGTGCAAAGGGAGCTCCCAGAGGGGAGGTCCTCCGTGCCGTACGCTCCTCCCGAAAAGCGAGACAGATCCTAGCCATAGACGGCCCCTCGGGAGTCGACCTGAGCGACGGTACCGTTCTCGGAGAGGCGATAAAGGCAGACGTGACCGTGACCATGATTGCCGGAAAGATCGGCCATTTCGTTTCCCCAGGGCGACTTTATTCGGGGGATCTCGTTATAGCTCATATAGGCGTGGACGGCGACGTCATCGTCAGAGACGACGAGGGGCTGTCCATGGACCTGATAGACAGACTGTGGGTAGAGGAGAGATACCCTTCTACCCATCTGGACGCCCACAAGGGAAGCCGCGGAGGCGTGTTGATAGTCGCCGGGTCTCTCAGATATCCAGGAGCTGCAGCTTTGGCCTCCATGGGGGCTCTCAGAGGAGGGGCGGGGCTCTGCGTCTTGGCGGCTCCAGAGATCGTAAGACCCTATATTTCCTCCATCCCGGAGGTCATTTTCGAGCCGATGAACTCTTCCGACGAACTGAGCGTTATTCTCGACAGATGGAGAGAGAGGTGTTCCGTCGCCGTGGTGGGGCCCGGTCTGGACAGGAACGGCCTTTCCGAGGAGATCTTCTCTTGCTTTTGGGAGTACGGAGGCTATAAAACCGTCGTAGACGGAGACGGGCTTTTCTTCTTGGCTTCTCGAAAGGATCGTCGGGAAAACCTATTGATAACCCCCCACGAGGGAGAGGCCGCCAGGCTTTTAGATTGTACCCCATCCGATGTGGCGTACCGAAGGCTGTCCGTCGTGACCGAGCTAGGAAAAAAATACGGCCTCTGTCTGTTGAAGGGGTACGGGACATTGATAAGCGATGGTCGGAGGCGTTCTGTCATCTCCTCGGGGAATCAGGCCCTGTCCATTCCGGGGTCGGGAGACGTTCTCTCAGGGTTGGTTGGAGCGATGTGGGCTAGGGGTCTCTCTTCCATGGAGGCTGGAGCCATTGCCTCGTGGATCCATGGAGTTTCCGGAGAAAATCTCTCTGAGAAAAGCGTGGATGGACTGAGAGCTTCAGAGATAGCCGACGAGATTCCATCGGTGATGGGAGAGGTTCTATGA
- the proC gene encoding pyrroline-5-carboxylate reductase — protein MRRKIAVVGAGALGGAVAEGLYLKGQDVMVYDTSAERRLDMEGKGISVADEMDEALAHGEIVFWALKPHIVLSVIETNSDKLSGKLCCSLAACVDLELLKKNASDARWTRAMTNICASVCKAFTGYSLSAEVTEKDKEFLREVLSCIGLAREVSEGDLDGITGISGSGPAYVFTILESFIQGGLASGLKADVSFEAAAMTLIGSAELALRGGEHPAAYKDRVCTPAGTTIDALRVIESGGLRTSIIEAVVTASEKGRSGSRALREKLSGR, from the coding sequence GTGAGACGTAAAATCGCTGTAGTCGGAGCCGGTGCCTTAGGAGGTGCCGTCGCCGAGGGGCTCTATCTTAAGGGGCAGGACGTCATGGTCTACGATACGAGCGCCGAAAGACGTCTGGACATGGAGGGTAAGGGAATCTCCGTAGCCGATGAAATGGACGAGGCCCTGGCGCACGGTGAAATTGTATTCTGGGCCTTGAAGCCACATATCGTTTTGTCGGTGATAGAGACCAACTCCGACAAGCTCTCAGGAAAACTCTGTTGTTCTCTGGCGGCCTGCGTGGATTTGGAGCTATTGAAGAAGAACGCTTCCGATGCCCGTTGGACTAGGGCCATGACCAATATATGTGCGTCGGTATGCAAGGCTTTCACCGGATATAGCCTATCGGCTGAGGTTACCGAAAAAGACAAAGAGTTTCTTCGCGAAGTTCTATCCTGTATCGGATTGGCTCGGGAAGTCTCCGAAGGCGATCTGGACGGCATTACCGGAATATCCGGTTCCGGTCCGGCCTATGTCTTCACTATCCTGGAGTCCTTCATCCAGGGCGGACTGGCCTCCGGTCTGAAAGCGGATGTCTCCTTCGAGGCCGCGGCGATGACCCTGATAGGATCCGCCGAGCTTGCCCTGAGGGGAGGGGAACACCCTGCGGCTTATAAAGACAGGGTCTGCACTCCCGCTGGCACGACCATAGATGCCTTGAGGGTTATCGAATCCGGTGGTCTCAGGACGTCTATTATCGAGGCGGTCGTCACTGCCAGCGAGAAGGGACGTTCCGGATCTCGTGCTTTGAGGGAAAAGCTATCGGGTAGATAG